The proteins below are encoded in one region of Triticum aestivum cultivar Chinese Spring chromosome 1B, IWGSC CS RefSeq v2.1, whole genome shotgun sequence:
- the LOC123102873 gene encoding uncharacterized protein yields MGGDYVVISVLLCFLCITFHLAFVESIGVDVNLQTNEKNTTLLRPKPFHFPWRANIMDKGSGIISHYAMWHTEPGQFYGLRADMSIWASPNQETSQESGASLQIYCQDGGNYNLIQVGIHISPSLYHNRDIRFFTYWTKDLKSKGCYNLQCPGFVSASRANLVPGQAIAPPSIYGEQDHYIRLSLNKDPNSGDWVVYCHDLQKPSFLGHFPNKLCPGTRRIQA; encoded by the exons ATGGGAGGTGATTATGTTGTCATATCGGTCTTACTATGCTTTTTGTGTATAACTTTCCACCTCGCCTTTGTTGAATCGATAGGCGTAGATGTCAATCTCCAGACGAATGAGAAG AACACCACTCTTTTAAGACCTAAACCTTTCCATTTTCCTTGGAGAGCTAATATCATGGATAAAGGAAGCGGCATTATTTCTCAT TATGCAATGTGGCACACAGAGCCAGGACAATTCTACGGCCTTCGAGCTGACATGAGTATATGGGCTTCACCAAATCAAGAAACTTCTCAAGAATCTGGAGCATCCTTACAGATATATTGTCAAGATGGAGGAAACTACAACTTAATTCAAGTTGGAATTCAT ATTTCCCCCTCTTTGTACCATAACAGAGATATTCGCTTCTTTACATATTGGACC AAGGACTTGAAATCAAAGGGGTGCTACAACTTGCAGTGCCCAGGATTTGTTTCTGCAAGTCGAGCTAATCTGGTGCCTGGACAAGCCATTGCTCCTCCATCAATTTATGGCGAACAAGACCACTACATTAGGCTTAGCCTCAACA AAGATCCAAATTCCGGAGATTGGGTGGTGTACTGTCACGATTTACAAAAGCCATCATTCTTGGGACATTTTCCAAATAAGCTTTGCCCCGGAACACGACGTATACAAGCTTGA
- the LOC123102854 gene encoding F-box/LRR-repeat protein 14 produces MEDLPEALVTEIVKRITRTSDLNCLSLVSKQLYKIEGNQRGAIRVGSGLCTATEAVTSLCARFPNLQKVEIDYSGWIPGHGKQLDNKGLSVFSSHCSSLVDLTLSFCSCIDDSGLACLANCKKLVSLRLNSTPQITSIGLFSVAVGCTSLSALHLIDCEEIDNVEWLEYLGRDGPLYARFPNLRKLEIDYTGWIPGHGKQLDNKGLSVFSSHCSLLVDLTLSFCSCIDDSGLACLAYCKTLVSLRLNSAPKITSVGLFSVAVGCTSLSALHLIGCEKIDSVEWLEYLGRDGPLEELVVKNCKGINHHDFLKFGSGWMKLQKFEFEGKRGRYDSLTDDVVYDSSYDAHSMDLYDFYCESLKDLRLARIKTWPEVGLRVVLGKCKALEKLCLEYVCALNDNDMIALSQSCSNLKSISLWLNLQHYSSDVSYCETRTSFTDNSLYALALNCRMLQMVDLSFTGCAADWPSEIGFTQEGFLVLIQSCPIRVLVLNNANFFDDEGMKALSSSPHLETLELILCRAVTDVGMRFIAHTPCLSNLTLRMCPNVTDVGVAELEHAQKLESLVVESCGEVSLQAAHCVAKSVQYSSECSNVLMKKIGLGSY; encoded by the coding sequence ATGGAGGACCTACCAGAGGCTCTGGTGACAGAGATTGTCAAGAGGATCACCAGGACAAGTGATCTCAATTGTCTTTCCCTCGTGTCAAAGCAGCTCTACAAGATAGAGGGGAATCAAAGGGGTGCTATCCGTGTTGGTTCCGGTCTTTGCACTGCTACAGAAGCAGTGACATCATTGTGCGCCCGGTTCCCAAATCTGCAGAAAGTGGAAATCGATTACTCTGGTTGGATACCTGGACATGGAAAGCAGCTGGACAACAAAGGCCTTTCTGTGTTTTCATCTCACTGTTCCTCGCTGGTTGACCTCACCTTAAGCTTCTGCTCATGCATCGATGACTCTGGACTTGCTTGTTTAGCGAATTGCAAGAAATTGGTGTCTCTCAGGCTCAACTCCACACCACAAATAACTTCGATTGGGCTTTTCTCAGTTGCAGTTGGTTGCACAAGTCTATCTGCCCTCCACCTTATTGATTGCGAGGAAATCGACAATGTAGAGTGGCTGGAATACCTTGGTAGGGATGGACCATTGTACGCCCGCTTCCCAAATCTGCGGAAATTGGAAATTGATTACACTGGTTGGATTCCTGGACATGGAAAGCAGCTGGACAACAAAGGCCTTTCTGTGTTTTCATCTCACTGTTCCTTGCTGGTTGACCTCACCTTAAGCTTCTGTTCATGCATCGATGACTCTGGGCTTGCTTGTTTGGCTTATTGCAAAACATTGGTGTCTCTCAGGCTCAACTCCGCACCAAAAATAACGTCAGTTGGGCTTTTCTCGGTTGCAGTTGGCTGCACAAGTCTATCTGCTCTCCACCTTATTGGTTGCGAGAAAATTGACAGTGTAGAGTGGCTGGAATACCTTGGTAGGGATGGACCATTGGAAGAGCTTGTAGTGAAGAATTGCAAAGGAATCAATCATCATGACTTCCTAAAGTTTGGTTCAGGATGGATGAAGCTCCAGAAGTTTGAGTTTGAGGGCAAAAGAGGAAGATATGATAGTCTTACAGATGATGTGGTCTATGACTCCTCGTACGATGCTCACAGCATGGATTTGTATGATTTCTACTGTGAGAGTTTGAAGGATTTAAGGTTGGCACGTATTAAAACTTGGCCGGAAGTAGGACTTCGTGTTGTCCTAGGGAAATGTAAAGCATTGGAGAAGCTTTGCCTTGAGTATGTTTGTGCCTTAAATGACAATGACATGATTGCATTATCTCAGAGCTGCAGCAACCTTAAAAGCATCTCACTTTGGCTCAACCTGCAGCACTACTCTAGTGATGTCAGCTATTGTGAAACCAGGACATCATTTACTGATAACAGTCTTTACGCTCTAGCCCTAAACTGTCGTATGCTTCAGATGGTGGACCTCAGCTTTACAGGATGTGCTGCTGACTGGCCATCAGAAATAGGATTCACACAAGAGGGTTTTCTGGTGCTCATTCAGTCTTGCCCAATTCGTGTCCTCGTGCTCAACAACGCCAACTTCTTTGATGACGAGGGGATGAAGGCCCTCTCATCCTCACCTCATCTGGAGACACTCGAGCTTATATTGTGTCGTGCGGTAACTGATGTTGGGATGCGCTTCATTGCGCACACCCCATGCTTGAGTAATCTCACACTTCGGATGTGTCCTAACGTCACTGATGTGGGAGTGGCTGAACTGGAACATGCACAGAAGTTAGAGTCTTTGGTCGTCGAGTCTTGTGGTGAGGTCTCTCTGCAAGCTGCGCATTGTGTTGCCAAGTCAGTTCAGTACTCCAGCGAGTGTTCAAATGTCCTTATGAAGAAAATTGGTCTTGGCAGCTATTGA
- the LOC123102858 gene encoding F-box/LRR-repeat protein 14, which produces MSSSPGGSCSKKLNCSMEDLPEALLTEILNRITRTGDLNSLSLVSKQLYKIEGNQRDAIRVGSGLCTATEALTSFCARFPNLRKVEINYSGWIPGHGNQLDNKGLSVFSSHCSSLIDLTLSFCSCIDDSGLACLAYCKTLVSLRLNSAPKITSVGLFSVAVGCTNLSALHLTDCDEIDNVEWMEYLGRDGSLEELVVKNCKGINHHDFLKFGPGWMKLRKFEFERKRGRYDLLDPGNVVYDSSYDAHSMDVYDFFCESLKDLRLAHIETWPEVGLRVVLGKRKALEKLCLQYVRALNDNDMIALSRSCSNLKSISLWLNLQRYSSDVNYCETRTSFTDNSLYALALNCRMLQMIDLGFIGCDADWPSEIGFTQEGFLVLIQSCPICVLVLNNANFFDDEGMKALSSSPHLETLELILCHAVTDARMRFIAHTPCLSNLTLRMCHNITDVGVAELEDAQKLESLVIESCGEVSLQAAQRVAKSVQYSSECSNALMKKIGLGGY; this is translated from the exons ATGTCCTCCTCTCCCGGTGGGTCGTGCTCAAAGAAG CTGAATTGTTCGATGGAGGACCTACCGGAGGCTCTACTGACAGAGATTCTCAACAGGATCACCAGGACAGGTGATCTGAATTCTCTTTCCCTTGTGTCAAAGCAGCTCTACAAGATAGAGGGGAACCAAAGGGATGCTATCCGTGTTGGTTCCGGTCTTTGCACGGCTACAGAAGCACTGACATCATTCTGCGCCCGGTTCCCAAATCTGCGGAAAGTGGAAATCAATTACTCTGGTTGGATACCTGGACATGGAAATCAGTTGGACAACAAAGGCCTTTCTGTGTTTTCATCTCACTGTTCCTCGCTGATTGACCTCACCTTAAGCTTCTGCTCATGCATCGATGACTCTGGGCTTGCTTGTTTAGCTTATTGCAAGACATTGGTGTCTCTCAGGCTCAACTCCGCACCAAAAATAACGTCAGTTGGGCTTTTCTCGGTTGCAGTTGGCTGCACAAATCTTTCTGCTCTTCACCTTACTGATTGCGATGAAATCGACAATGTAGAGTGGATGGAATACCTTGGTAGGGATGGATCGCTGGAAGAGCTTGTAGTGAAGAATTGCAAAGGAATCAATCATCATGACTTCCTAAAGTTTGGTCCAGGATGGATGAAGCTCCGGAAGTTTGAGTTTGAGAGGAAAAGAGGAAGATATGATCTTCTTGATCCAGGTAATGTGGTCTATGACTCCTCGTACGATGCTCACAGCATGGATGTATACGATTTCTTCTGTGAGAGTTTGAAGGATTTAAGGTTGGCGCATATTGAAACTTGGCCAGAAGTAGGACTTCGTGTTGTCCTAGGGAAGCGTAAAGCATTGGAGAAGCTTTGCCTTCAGTATGTTCGTGCCCTAAATGACAATGACATGATTGCATTATCTCGGAGCTGCAGCAACCTTAAAAGCATCTCACTTTGGCTCAACCTGCAGCGCTACTCGAGTGATGTCAACTATTGTGAGACCAGGACGTCATTTACTGATAACAGCCTTTACGCTCTAGCCCTCAACTGTCGTATGCTTCAGATGATAGACCTCGGCTTTATAGGATGTGATGCTGACTGGCCATCAGAAATAGGATTCACACAAGAGGGTTTTCTGGTGCTCATCCAGTCCTGCCCAATTTGTGTTCTTGTACTCAACAACGCCAACTTCTTTGATGACGAGGGGATGAAGGCCCTCTCATCCTCGCCTCATCTGGAGACACTCGAGCTTATATTGTGTCATGCGGTAACTGATGCCAGGATGCGCTTCATTGCGCACACCCCATGCTTGAGTAATCTCACACTTCGGATGTGTCATAACATTACTGATGTTGGAGTGGCTGAACTGGAAGATGCACAGAAGTTAGAGTCTTTGGTCATCGAGTCTTGTGGTGAGGTCTCTCTGCAAGCTGCGCAGCGTGTTGCCAAGTCAGTTCAGTACTCCAGCGAGTGTTCAAATGCCCTTATGAAGAAAATTGGTCTTGGCGGCTATTGA
- the LOC123102851 gene encoding probable leucine-rich repeat receptor-like protein kinase At1g35710, whose translation MCLLQVLCLLLLQEAQAARHGGISLRSQHMALLHWKATIPSPPLQMSSWKENTSPCNWTGIMCTAVHHGHRMPWVVTNISLPDAGIRAQLGELNFSALPFLTHIDLHNNSLQGELPTSISSPSALSGLDLTYNQLTGKIPYEIGSLQSLKVLSLSFNKFTGHIPVSLGNLTILTDLVIHQNMLSGPIPEEIGRLVNLELLQLSNNTLRGTIPKFFGNLTQLNILNLFGSIPISITNLTKMNRLFIFENQITGPIPPELGNLAMLNELALYTNQITGSVPPELGNLTMLNVLVLYENQITGPIPLELGYLLNLQNLDISTNQISGSIPQEIGNLMNLEYLDLSQNQISGSIPKTFGNLQSIQGIRIFDNKLSGSLPKEFGNLISLVELSLSSNSLSGPLPTNICSGGKLQYLRVFSNMFNGFIPSSLKTCTSLVRLRLESNQLTGDLSQHFGLRNLAYLDISGNRLSGLIPEELGACTKLLSLKINNNNFSGSLPGAIGNLAGLQIMLDVSNNSLGGVLPQQLGKLQMLEFLNLSHNQFSGSIPSSFASMVSLSTLDVSYNDLEGPVPTTRLLQNASASCFLSNKGLCGNISGLPPCNSTAVAAHQKGKILGLFLPLILVLGFGTVVAAAVIIILTHKKRKPQESITAQARDLFSVWNFDGRLAFDDIVRATEDFNDKYIIGRGGYGKVYKAQLQDGQLGSLHMTLENQELAKELDWKKGIALATDVAQAISYLHHECSPPIIHRDITSNNILLDTTFKAFVSDFGTARVLRPDSSNWSALAGTYGYIAPELLYTSVVTEKCDVYSFGVVVLELVMGKHPMDLLDGSLPSEEQTILVNDILDQRPTTPTTMEENSLALLIKLAFSCLESSPQARPTMREAYHTLIQRPSSNPYPVPFSALALWQVMNAC comes from the exons ATGTGCCTGCTGCAGGTGTTGTGCCTTCTTCTCTTGCAAGAAGCACAGGCGGCGCGCCATGGTGGGATCTCATTGAGGTCTCAACACATGGCCCTCCTCCACTGGAAAGCTACAATTCCAAGTCCACCGCTGCAGATGAGCTCTTGGAAGGAAAACACCAGCCCCTGCAACTGGACGGGCATCATGTGCACGGCTGTTCACCATGGACACCGCATGCCCTGGGTGGTGACCAACATCTCCCTGCCAGATGCTGGCATCCGTGCCCAGCTTGGTGAGCTCAACTTCTCGGCTCTTCCATTCCTCACACATATTGATCTCCATAACAACAGTCTCCAGGGTGAACTACCCACTAGTATCAGTTCCCCGTCAGCACTTTCAGGACTTGACCTTACCTACAACCAGCTCACAGGGAAAATTCCTTATGAGATTGGTAGCCTGCAAAGTCTCAAGGTGCTTAGCCTCTCATTTAACAAATTCACAGGACATATCCCCGTGTCTCTGGGTAACCTAACAATATTAACCGATCTTGTCATCCACCAAAACATGCTATCAGGTCCTATTCCTGAGGAGATTGGAAGGCTTGTTAACCTAGAACTTCTACAGCTAAGCAACAACACCTTAAGAGGCACAATACCAAAATTCTTTGGAAATCTTACCCAATTGAATATTTTGAACCTGTTTG GTTCAATTCCGATCTCCATAACCAATCTCACTAAAATGAACCGACTTTTTATCTTTGAAAATCAAATCACAGGTCCAATACCCCCAGAGCTAGGCAACCTTGCTATGCTAAACGAACTTGCTCTCTACACAAATCAAATAACAGGTTCAGTACCCCCAGAACTAGGGAACCTCACTATGCTCAATGTACTTGTTCTCTATGAaaatcaaatcacaggcccaataCCTTTAGAATTGGGCTACTTGCTGAATCTCCAAAATTTAGA CATCTCTACAAATCAGATAAGCGGGTCCATCCCCCAGGAAATTGGCAATCTGATGAACCTCGAATATTTAGACTTGTCTCAGAACCAAATTTCAGGATCAATACCAAAAACTTTTGGGAACTTGCAAAGCATCCAAGGAATACGTATCTTTGATAACAAATTATCAGGTTCTCTTCCTAAAGAATTTGGAAATCTCATCAGCCTTGTTGAACTTTCGTTGTCTAGCAACTCACTTTCAGGACCTTTACCCACAAATATATGTTCAGGTGGCAAACTTCAATATCTCCGTGTCTTTTCTAATATGTTCAATGGATTTATTCCAAGCAGTTTAAAGACATGTACGAGTTTGGTTCGACTTCGCCTTGAGTCGAACCAACTAACAGGAGATCTGTCTCAGCATTTTGGT CTACGCAATCTTGCATACCTTGATATATCTGGGAACAGACTGAGTGGATTGATACCTGAGGAACTAGGGGCGTGCACAAAACTGCTATCCTTGAAGATCAACAACAACAACTTCAGTGGAAGTTTGCCCGGTGCCATTGGAAACTTAGCAGGCTTGCAGATCATGTTAGATGTGAGCAACAATAGCCTCGGTGGTGTGTTGCCGCAGCAACTTGGAAAGTTGCAAATGCTAGAATTTCTGAATTTATCACATAATCAGTTCAGTGGCAGTATTCCATCCTCCTTTGCAAGCATGGTGAGCCTTTCAACACTCGATGTATCCTACAACGACTTGGAAGGACCGGTCCCAACAACACGCCTACTCCAAAATGCTTCAGCAAGTTGCTTTCTTTCCAATAAAGGTCTGTGTGGTAACATCTCTGGCCTGCCACCTTGTAATTCAACCGCAGTAGCTGctcaccaaaaagggaagatacttggtttgttTTTGCCACTTATTCTTGTGCTTGGTTTTGGAACTGTTGTTGCGGCTGCTGTCATAATAATACTTACTCATAAGAAGAGAAAACCACAAGAAAGTATTACTGCTCAAGCAAGGGACCTATTCTCGGTTTGGAATTTTGATGGAAGATTGGCATTTGACGATATTGTAAGGGCAACGGAAGACTTCAATGATAAGTACATCATTGGAAGAGGAGGGTATGGCAAAGTCTACAAGGCACAACTTCAAGACGGGCAGCTA GGCAGCCTCCACATGACATTGGAAAATCAAGAGCTAGCAAAGGAATTAGATTGGAAGAAGGGAATTGCTCTTGCAACTGATGTAGCTCAAGCAATATCTTATTTGCACCACGAATGCAGTCCGCCTATAATCCATCGAGATATCACGAGCAACAACATCTTACTTGATACAACCTTCAAGGCTTTTGTCTCGGATTTCGGCACGGCAAGGGTTCTTAGGCCTGATTCATCAAACTGGAGTGCACTAGCAGGAACGTATGGCTACATAGCTCCTG AGCTATTATACACATCTGTTGTGACAGAGAAATGTGACGTCTATAGCTTTGGCGTGGTTGTGTTGGAGCTAGTCATGGGGAAGCATCCAATGGATCTATTGGACGGTAGTTTACCAAGCGAGGAACAAACTATATTGGTGAATGATATTCTGGACCAACGGccgacaacaccaacaacaatggaAGAGAATAGCTTAGCTCTGCTCATCAAGCTGGCCTTCTCTTGCTTGGAATCTTCTCCACAAGCAAGGCCAACCATGCGGGAGGCATACCACACACTCATCCAGCGACCCTCTTCTAATCCATATCCCGTGCCTTTCAGCGCACTTGCATTATGGCAAGTAATGAATGCGTGCTGA
- the LOC123102884 gene encoding chaperone protein ClpD1, chloroplastic-like produces MGGSSPPGSPSSPSARSAAAAQKASRLDTDMPFDRSCRCVFEVAVELSRNIGCSFISPEHLTITLFSLDHPTTNNLVRRSRISLYIICKDYKFFLGLL; encoded by the exons ATGGGGGGTTCCTCTCCTCCAGGATCACCGTCGAGCCCGAGCGCGAGGAGTGCCGCAGCCGCCCAGAAGGCGTCCAGGCTCGACACAGACATGCCCTTCGACAGGAGCTGCAGGTGCGTCTTTGAGGTGGCCGTCGAACTGTCCAGGAACATTGGCTGCAGCTTCATCTCCCCCGAGCACCTCACCATCACGCTCTTCAGTCTCGACCATCCCACCACCAACAATCTGGTCAGAAG GTCCAGGATCTCCTTGTATATCATCTGCAAAGACTACAAGTTCTTCCTCGGCCTGCtgtaa